One Glycine max cultivar Williams 82 chromosome 3, Glycine_max_v4.0, whole genome shotgun sequence DNA window includes the following coding sequences:
- the LOC100796512 gene encoding GDSL esterase/lipase CPRD49, giving the protein MVGPVRPQFVLFGSSIVEFSYSDEGWGAILANLYARKADIVLRGYAGWNSRRALQNLDKIFPKDATDQPSLIIVYFGGNDSMHPHPSGLSPHVPLQEYIENMKKIAIHLKSLSKKTRIIFLSSPPINEVQMHETLSDLLGPLRRTNEACRTYSEACLELCREMNVKAIDLWSALRQRHDWLDVCFTDGIHLSNEGSKIVAKEILKVLREADWEPSLDWKSMPVEFAEDSPYEPIGADENTHIDVSNWNNIQGKSQLEMSNCALTKGFSSVD; this is encoded by the exons ATGGTAGGACCAGTGAGGCCTCAATTTGTGTTGTTTGGTTCGTCCATAGTTGAGTTCAGTTATAGTGATGAAGGTTGGGGAGCTATTCTTGCCAACTTGTATGCTCGAAAG GCAGATATAGTTTTGCGAGGATACGCTGGTTGGAATTCAAGGCGTGCTCTTCAGAATCTGGATAAAATATTTCCCAAG GATGCCACTGATCAACCATCACTGATAATTGTGTACTTTGGTGGTAATGATTCTATGCATCCACATCCATCTGGCCTTAGCCCTCATGTACCTCTCCAAGAATACATTGAAAATATGAAGAAGATTGCTATCCATCTCAAG AGCCTTTCAAAGAAGACTCGTATAATATTTCTCAGTTCCCCTCCCATCAATGAGGTGCAAATGCATGAAACTCTCAG TGATCTATTGGGGCCACTAAGAAGGACAAATGAAGCTTGTCGAACATACTCGGAAGCATGTTTGGAGCTATGCCGCGAGATGAATGTGAAAGCCATTGATCTCTGGTCTGCACTCCGGCAAAGGCATGACTGGTTAGATGTTTGCTTTAC GGATGGAATTCATTTGTCAAATGAGGGAAGCAAGATAGTGGCAAAAGAGATATTGAAAGTCCTCAGAGAAGCAGACTGGGAACCTAGTCTGGACTGGAAGTCAATGCCAGTTGAGTTTGCAGAAGATTCACCATATGAACCAATTGGTGCGGATGAAAACACTCATATAGATGTCTCTAACTGGAACAACATCCAGGGAAAGTCTCAACTGGAAATGAGTAATTGCGCATTGACCAAGGGATTTAGCTCAGTTGATTAA
- the LOC100800757 gene encoding LIMR family protein At3g08930: protein MGDFNLALVIVAIVVCVIVFLFNVYLLVNFQHPDDVNQAYFPKFVVVLGLSVAAISILMLPADVANRQACRHAIYNGACSLTLPMKDLWLAIYILDAVLVFFVIPFAMFYYEGDQDKSVGKRIKSALLWMVTTAIVCALVLGILYGLIGKVDFTVRHLSSSTSQFPSTWDFNSGQQCIGSTHQCSAFTASPSSEKTWTMRTTFPEYVVALATIVGSVLFAIFGGVGIACLPLGLIFSFIRRPKAVITRSQYIKEATELGKKAKELKKAAESLHQEERSGSKGRKFRKNVKSVEKELFQLEEDVKLLEEMYPQGEKAETTWALTVLGYLAKFVLGILGLIVSVAWVAHIIIYLLIDPPLSPFLNEVFIKLDDIWGLLGTAAFAFFCFYLLLAVIAGAMMLGLRLVFITIHPMKWGATLMNSFLFNVGLILLCSISVIQFCSTAFAYYAQATAAQEIFGHTLESLRGIKYLYKYNVFQIAFVALAGLTFVYYAAFGWRRKKPSGRFQLSS, encoded by the exons ATGGGGGACTTCAACCTGGCGCTGGTGATCGTGGCGATCGTGGTGTGCGTCATCGTGTTCCTCTTCAACGTCTACCTCCTCGTCAACTTCCAGCACCCCGACGACGTCAACCAGGCCTACTTCCCTAAATTCGTCGTCGTCCTCGGCCTCTCTGTCGCCGCTATCTCCATTCTCATGCTCCCCGCCGACGTCGCCAACCGCCAGGCCTGCCGCCATGCCATCTACAATGGCGCCTGCAGCCTCACGCTCCCCATGAAGGACCTCTGGCTCGCAATTTACATCCTCGACGCCGTCCTCGTCTTCTTCGTCATCCCCTTCGCCATGTTCTACTACGAAGGCGACCAGGACAA GAGTGTTGGGAAGCGGATTAAGAGCGCCTTGTTGTGGATGGTGACCACTGCCATTGTGTGCGCTCTTGTTTTGGGGATTTTATATG GACTTATTGGGAAGGTGGACTTTACTGTTAGGCATCTCTCTTCTTCCACAAGCCAATTTCCTAGCACATGGGACTTCAATAGTGGTCAACAATGTATTGGAAGCACACATCAG TGTTCTGCATTCACTGCCAGTCCTTCATCAGAGAAAACATGGACCATGCGTACTACCTTTCCAGAATATGTTGTTGCTCTTGCCACTATTGTTGGATCTGTGCTTTTTGCT ATATTTGGTGGTGTTGGTATTGCTTGTCTTCCATTGGGACTTATATTTTCATTCATTCGACGTCCAAAGGCTGTTATCACTCGTTCACAGTATATCAAG GAAGCAACTGAACTGGGTAAAAAAGCAAAAGAACTGAAGAAAGCAGCTGAATCACTTCATCAGGAAGAAAGAAGTGGTTCGAAGGGTAGGAAATTTCGTAAAAATGTGAAATCAGTAGAAAAG GAGTTGTTTCAATTAGAAGAAGATGTCAAGCTTCTTGAGGAGATGTATCCACAAGGGGAAAAG GCTGAGACAACATGGGCACTAACAGTTCTAGGGTATCTGGCAAAATTCGTTTTGGGAATATTAGG GCTTATTGTTTCTGTGGCATGGGTTGCTCATATCATTATCTATCTATTAATTGACCCTCCTCTTTCTCCTTTCTTGAATGAAGTTTTCATCAAGTTGGATGATATCTGGG GTCTTCTGGGTACAGCTGCATTTGCATTTTTCTGCTTCTACCTTCTCCTTGCTGTGATTGCTGGAGCCATGATGCTTGGGCTGAGACTAGTTTTCATTACTATACATCCCATGAA GTGGGGAGCGACACTCATGAACTCTTTTCTGTTCAATGTGGGGCTTATTCTTCTTTGTTCCATTAG TGTGATCCAGTTCTGCTCCACAGCATTTGCCTACTATGCTCAAGCAACTGCAGCACAGGAAATATTTGGCCACACCTTGGAGTCTCTTCGTGGaattaaatatttgtacaa GTACAACGTCTTTCAGATTGCATTCGTTGCATTGGCTGGATTGACTTTTGTATATTATGCTGCCTTT GGATGGAGAAGAAAGAAGCCTAGTGGCAGGTTCCAATTGTCTTCATAA
- the LOC100803961 gene encoding uncharacterized protein LOC100803961 — translation MDIAIFSPSSLFSEDDIPTREEDADSQESYVERKHQFPGMELVIREFSFHQLNANLLWPGTFAFAEWLVQHRSCIEGRRAIELGSGTGALAIFLRKSYNLDITTSDYDDQEIEKNIAHNCRANEIPIVPHIKHTWGDKFPNSDPDWDLIIASDILLYVKQYANLIQTISFLLNCYKPQERRAVSPTGNDENDGDVVLPRPAFLMSWRRRIGKEDELLFFNGCEKAGLKVKHIGSRVYCINSIENEISETKG, via the exons ATGGATATAGCTATCTTCTCTCCATCATCCCTCTTCTCTGAAGATGACATTCCTACTc GCGAGGAAGATGCAGACTCTCAAGAAAGCTATGTTGAGAGGAAGCACCAGTTTCCTGGGATG GAGTTGGTTATTCGAGAATTTTCCTTTCATCAACTGAATGCTAATTTACTCTGGCCAGGGACATTTGCATTTGCAGAATGGTTAGTTCAGCACAGGTCATGCATTGAAGGACGGCGTGCCATTGAGTTGGGGAG TGGCACAGGTGCTTTGGCCATATTTCTTCGAAAATCTTACAATCTTGATATTACAACTTCAGACTATGATGACCAAGAAATAGAGAAGAACATAGCTCACAACTGCAGGGCAAATGAAATACCTATCGTTCCTCACATAAAAC ACACCTGGGGAGACAAGTTTCCAAATTCTGACCCTGACTGGGACCTGATCATTGCAAGTGATATCCTATTAT ATGTGAAACAGTATGCAAATTTGATTCAGACCATTTCCTTTCTTCTCAATTGTTACAAGCCGCAAGAGAGAAGAGCAGTTTCTCCAACTGGAAATGATGAGAATGATG GAGATGTAGTGTTGCCGCGGCCAGCCTTTTTAATGAGCTGGAGACGCAGAATCGGGAAGGAAGATGAATTGCTTTTCTTCAATGGTTGTGAGAAAGCTGGTCTAAAAGTGAAGCATATTGGATCCCGTGTATATTGCATCAATTCCATAGAGAATGAGATATCAGAAACAAAAGGTTGA